The sequence AACCAGGCGGTGACCTTCGACGTCACGCAGGGCCCGAAGGGCCCGCAGGCGGAGAACGTCACCCCCGCCTGATTCCTGCCTGATCGCAGAACCTGAGCGCAGTACCCAAGGAGCCCCGCGCCACCCGGCGACGGGGCTCCTGCCTTTTCCCGTTCATTTCCCGTTCACGGACCGCACCGGCCTCACCGGACCCGTGCGTCCCGGAACTCTCACACGTGCTGCATGACGAGCACGAACTTCGTCCCGGCCGCGAGCGCCTCGTACGCGTGCGGCACGTCGCCCCGGTACGACATGTAGTCCCCCGGCCCCAGTTCCACGGCCTCCCCGCGCGGCCCCGCTTTCACCCGGCCCTCGCTCACCACGATGTGTTCCACGGTCCCCGGAATATGCGGTTCTGAATCCCGTACGGTGCCCGGCTCCAGCCAGACGAAATACAGGTCCCGGCGGGCCCCTGGCGGACAGGCGGAGAGCAGCGAGGCCAGGTAGTCGGCCTGCTCGGAGTGGACCGCGGGCCCCTGACCGGCCCGGATCACCCGTACGGGTTGCACCGGCGGCTCGACCAGCGCGCTGAACGGC comes from Streptomyces sp. SCL15-4 and encodes:
- a CDS encoding XRE family transcriptional regulator, giving the protein MSEATPARLPLEWIAASLKRERGRAGLSLSELARRAGVAKSTLSQLEAASGNPSMETLWALAVALGVPFSALVEPPVQPVRVIRAGQGPAVHSEQADYLASLLSACPPGARRDLYFVWLEPGTVRDSEPHIPGTVEHIVVSEGRVKAGPRGEAVELGPGDYMSYRGDVPHAYEALAAGTKFVLVMQHV